GCTTCCCCCTCCGAGGATGAGCACCGAACTCGTACCGCCCGACGCCTTCGCGTCCCACACCACCGCGGCCGACTGGTTCACGTCTCGTAACGGGTCGATTCGGAGCTTCCCGCCTTCGAGCATGAGCGCGGCGAGGTTCATGCCGATCGAGCTGTCGCCGGGCGAGCTGGTGAAAATCGGCACCCCGTGGCGGTACGCGGCGGCGAGCAGGTTCTTCCCGCGGTGCCCGGTCTGGTCTTCACGCTCCGCAAGGTACTTGCCCACGAGGTTGTGGAACTCGGCCGTCCCCATTGTCTGCTGAAATGCTTCGCCGCGACAGAGCGTGCGGAAGAATTTGTCGGTTCCGAGCAGGTTCTCGTAGTCGAAAATGATGTCGTAAATGCGGATGACCTGGTTCTCTCGCAGTTCCAGGTCCGGCAAACTCGGCCCGGCCTGGTACAGGTCCATCCCGAGCGCGTAGTGCGTGTCGTGGTACAGGTTCGCGCCGGTCGAAACGATCCAGTCGACGAAGCCGGCTTCCACGAGTGGCACCAAGCACGACATCCCCAACCCGGCGGGTGTAAGTGCCCCGGAGAGTGCGAGGCCGATGGTGCCGTTGTTCGCGAGCATCTTTCGCACGAACAACTGGCAGCCCTCGCGCAGCCGGCCGCTGTTGTAAGACAGGAACGCGCCGTCGATCAGGTCGGCCGCACTCGCGCCGCCCGCGACCGCCGGCGGGTCGATCCGCTCGCGGCTGATCCGGTGCAAGAAGTCCTTGTTCGCGTCGGTACCGGCATGGCGATCGTAGTGCGGCTTGTGTGGGTGCATATCAGAAACCAGAAGTCAGAGGACAGAATTTCGGGAACCGGCACCGCGAGACCGGCACGCGGACTCACGGGCGCTCCTCGGAACCGGTCAGCAACAGCCGCAACGCGGTTTCGTAGTCTCCCGGCGAATTCAGATTACGGAGAGAGACGAGTTCGGGGTCCACATCAATTAACTCTTCGGGCTCGATCACGCGCGTCGGCACGCGGTCAAAGAGGTCCACAGCGCGAAGGCGCCCCTCAGCGAGCATCGCGCGTACCACGGGCAAGACGTCCACGCGATACACCGCAGCGAGCGGGTGAAGGAACCCGCCGACACGCGGAACCGCCGCACCTACCCCTCCCCCAAGGGGAGAGGGGCTTAAAACAGCCGATGGTTCTGTTCCCCCTTCCTTCTTAGGGAAGGGGGTTAGGGGGTTAGGTTCCCCCAAAAACGCAATCACCCGGCGCACGAACTCGGGCTTCAGAAACGGCACGTCGCACGCGGACAAGTACACCGCGTCGCACGTCCCCGCGAGCGCGACGAGCCCTGCGGCGAGACCCGCTGGCGGCCCGTTTTCATCGATCTCATCTCGCACGAGAACTATTTCTGCTGGGAGCGGCGGTACGTCCTGATCCCGGGCCGCGACCACGACGACCGGGTCGACGACTTCGCGCAGAACGCGAACCGCACGCTGGAGCATGAATTCCCCGGCAAACGGGAGCCACGCTTTGGGCCGCCCCATACGCGACGACTTCCCGCCACACAGCACGATACCGCCGATCTTCATGCCACAACCCGAATTTCCGTTCGCCGGCCTGAACTCTCACATGTAGCCGATAATCTCTATTGGCCGACAGAAGGTCAATTCACGTCCTATAGGAAGGTATCAGATACCCGCTCCCGCTTCCCGAGCCTTCCATGTTCTTTAAAGCTTTTACGCGGCTCCTCCGCCGCGAGACGCCGAACTTGCTGGCTCTGCCCGCGCTCGTCCGGGATCTCGGAAAGGTCGAGTCCTTCCCGACGCTCTCCGATACGACCGTGCGCGCGCTGGCTCTCGCGAGCGACCCGAACGCAACCCTCGCGAACCTGGCCGAACTGGTCCGCCGGGACGGGGTTCTTGCCGTGTCCGTGCTCAAGGTCGCGAACTCGGCCGCGTTCCGCGGGAAGCGCGCCACCGAGAACGTCCAGCAAGCAACCGTGCGCCTGGGCATGCGCCGGTGCCAGCAGGTGATCGCGGCCGTCGGGGTGGGCGGGGTCTTCAAGTACAGTACGCCCCAAGCCGGCATCATGTGCGAAGGGCTGCTGCGGCACGCGCTCTTCACGGCTACACTGGCGTCCCGGTTGAATACCGCGGGGAACCTCGGGTTCCGCGGGGAAGAGTTCACCGCCGGGTTGCTCCACGACATCGGCCGGGTGATCGTGTGCGTTCGGGCGCCCGAAGCGTTCGCGTGTGCCGATCCCATGACGTTCCAGGAGGACGGCGGCGTGCTCGGGCGCGAGCGCGACGTGCTGCAACTCGACCACTGCGAGATCGGGGTCCGGTTCGCCAAGGCGAACAAGCTCTCGCCGGCGATCACGAACGCGATCCTGAACCACCACTTCCCCCAAGCGGAGAAGGACCACCCGCTCCTCGTCGCGCTGACGGCGGCGGCCGACGGGCTCGCCAACCACGTTCAGCGCGAGCGGAAGTTGACCAACTACCAGATGGAAAAATGCCCCGGCTTCTTGCGGCTCCACGAGCGCGCGGGCCTCGAGACGATCAAGTCGATCCGCAAATCCCTCTCCAAAACGGTTATTGAAGCTCTGCGGGAAACCCGCGCGATGCTCCAGATCACCGCCACCGCTGCCAAGAAGTAGCTCGTTCCGGCTTCAAAGTCCGTAAATACCCGAGTACAACTCCCCTACGCCGTCCACAATCGTGGCGCCACTCAACCATTGAATTGGTGGCCCCGCGCCCAATCGAGTGACGGGCCGTCCGCCAAGAGGTCGCCCGTGGCCCGAAAGTTCCGCGTCGGGGTCGTCGGTTTCGGGATCGCGGGCGCGACCACCGCGTACCTGCTCGCGCGCGACGGCCACGCGGTCACCCTGCTCGAACGCGCGCCCGTGGCCGATCCCATCGGCGCGGGCGTGCTGCTCCAGCGCTCCGGTCAGGCCGTTCTCGACCACCTCGGCGTTCTCGATCAGGTACTTGCACACAGCGCCCCCATCGAAGAACTCCACGCGCGGCACGCGCCCGGGGGCCGCACGCTCGTCCGCACGCGCTACGGCGACTACGCGCCCGGCTTCCGCGCCTATGGTGTGCATCGCGGGGTGCTGTTCCGCGCCGTGCGGGATCTCGTTCACACGCAACCGGTCGATGTGCGCCTCAACCACGAAGTCGTGGCGCGCGAGTGGACGCCCTTCGGCGAAGTCCGGCTTATCGACTCGCGCGGCCGGAGCCACGGCCCGTTCGACTGCGTCGTGTGCGGCGACGGTTCGCGCTCCCACCTGCGCCAAGTGTTCGGCTTCCGGGCTTCGGTTCTGAAATACGACCACGGCACGCTCTGGGTTACTGCACCCGGCACGGGCGAGCCCGGGAAGTTGCTCCAGGTCGTTCGCGGAACAAGCCAGTTGCTCGGTCTGCTCCCGCTCGGTGACGGACTCGTGAGTCTGTACTGGGGGCTACCGAACAACACGGTCGCGGCGGTGAAAGCCCGCGGGCTGGACGCTTTGAAGGACGAAATGCGTGCGTTCTGCCCCGAAGCAGAACCGGCCCTCGACTTCCTCCACGATTTCGACCAGCTCATCC
The Gemmata palustris DNA segment above includes these coding regions:
- the mobA gene encoding molybdenum cofactor guanylyltransferase, with product MKIGGIVLCGGKSSRMGRPKAWLPFAGEFMLQRAVRVLREVVDPVVVVAARDQDVPPLPAEIVLVRDEIDENGPPAGLAAGLVALAGTCDAVYLSACDVPFLKPEFVRRVIAFLGEPNPLTPFPKKEGGTEPSAVLSPSPLGGGVGAAVPRVGGFLHPLAAVYRVDVLPVVRAMLAEGRLRAVDLFDRVPTRVIEPEELIDVDPELVSLRNLNSPGDYETALRLLLTGSEERP
- a CDS encoding FAD-dependent oxidoreductase; the protein is MARKFRVGVVGFGIAGATTAYLLARDGHAVTLLERAPVADPIGAGVLLQRSGQAVLDHLGVLDQVLAHSAPIEELHARHAPGGRTLVRTRYGDYAPGFRAYGVHRGVLFRAVRDLVHTQPVDVRLNHEVVAREWTPFGEVRLIDSRGRSHGPFDCVVCGDGSRSHLRQVFGFRASVLKYDHGTLWVTAPGTGEPGKLLQVVRGTSQLLGLLPLGDGLVSLYWGLPNNTVAAVKARGLDALKDEMRAFCPEAEPALDFLHDFDQLIHTTYRHVHLRRTHDGRVIFIGDAAHAMSPHLGQGINLALVDAWRLAACLRTADSPAAAFTAFVKAQRDYLRYYSTITWLLSPFFQSGWRVLACGRDIALPLMPWIPPVKRQMLLTVCGLKGGVLKGRLTV
- a CDS encoding homospermidine biosynthesis protein — translated: MHPHKPHYDRHAGTDANKDFLHRISRERIDPPAVAGGASAADLIDGAFLSYNSGRLREGCQLFVRKMLANNGTIGLALSGALTPAGLGMSCLVPLVEAGFVDWIVSTGANLYHDTHYALGMDLYQAGPSLPDLELRENQVIRIYDIIFDYENLLGTDKFFRTLCRGEAFQQTMGTAEFHNLVGKYLAEREDQTGHRGKNLLAAAYRHGVPIFTSSPGDSSIGMNLAALMLEGGKLRIDPLRDVNQSAAVVWDAKASGGTSSVLILGGGSPKNFMLQTEPQIQEVLGLLEAGHDYFLQFTDARPDTGGLSGATPSEAMTWGKVDPDKLPDSVTCYVDSTIALPLLTAYALTRTEKRVPKRLFDKFPELTRRLEEGYARTVAKREE
- a CDS encoding HDOD domain-containing protein, whose protein sequence is MFFKAFTRLLRRETPNLLALPALVRDLGKVESFPTLSDTTVRALALASDPNATLANLAELVRRDGVLAVSVLKVANSAAFRGKRATENVQQATVRLGMRRCQQVIAAVGVGGVFKYSTPQAGIMCEGLLRHALFTATLASRLNTAGNLGFRGEEFTAGLLHDIGRVIVCVRAPEAFACADPMTFQEDGGVLGRERDVLQLDHCEIGVRFAKANKLSPAITNAILNHHFPQAEKDHPLLVALTAAADGLANHVQRERKLTNYQMEKCPGFLRLHERAGLETIKSIRKSLSKTVIEALRETRAMLQITATAAKK